In the genome of Triticum urartu cultivar G1812 chromosome 5, Tu2.1, whole genome shotgun sequence, one region contains:
- the LOC125511165 gene encoding anaphase-promoting complex subunit 11 isoform X2, whose protein sequence is MKVKILQWHAVASWTWDAQDETCGICRMAFDGCCPDCKFPGDECPIIWGACNHAFHLHCILKWVNSQTSTALCPMCRREWQFKG, encoded by the coding sequence ATGAAGGTCAAAATTCTTCAGTGGCATGCGGTGGCTTCTTGGACATGGGACGCACAGGATGAGACATGTGGCATATGCAGGATGGCTTTTGACGGCTGCTGCCCTGACTGTAAGTTCCCTGGTGATGAGTGCCCAATCATTTGGGGTGCCTGCAACCATGCTTTCCATCTTCACTGCATACTCAAGTGGGTCAATTCTCAAACATCAACCGCCCTTTGCCCTATGTGCCGTAGGGAGTGGCAGTTCAAGGGCTAA